Sequence from the Pelodiscus sinensis isolate JC-2024 chromosome 30, ASM4963464v1, whole genome shotgun sequence genome:
TCTCCGAGAGGAGCACCATCTCCTACATGGGCTGCGGGCTGcaacttttcttcttcttctcctttgtGGGCACCgagtgcctcctgctggcagtGATGGCCTTTGACCGCTACGTGGCCATTTGCAACCCACTGCGTTACACGCTGATCGTCAACAAAACCATCTGCCTCTGGCtgtccactgcttcctgggtaAGCGGCTTCCTCAACTCGACAGTCCATACGATCTTCGCCTTCCAGTTGCCCTTCTGTGGGGACAACCGTATCGACTACTTCTTCTGTGATATCCCGCCGCTTCTTGAGCTGTCATGCGGGGACACCTCCCTCAACAAACTCCTCATCATCTTCATCGGCCTCTTCATAGCTTGGGCCCCCTTCGCCTGCATCCTTCTCTCCTACACTTACATCCTCTCAACCATACTGAAGATGCCTTCTTCCAAGGGAAAGAAGAAGGCATATTCCACCTGCTCATCCCACCTGACGGTGGTGATTCTCTACTATGGCAGTTGTATCTTCACTTACCTGAGACCCAGTTCCAGTTACTCACCAGATAGCACCAGACTGATCTCATTGATGTACAGCATCTTAACGCCGATGCTAAACCCAGTCATTTATACCCTGCGGAACAAGGACGTGAAAGAGGCTTTGAAAAATGTTCTGCTTAGGACATGACTGGATATTATCTTCAACTTCCTCATCCTCTTCCGCTCGGCTGATGTttccctttcttctttttttctctctcttcttttatcTTAATTTTGTTGTCATCCCTTTGTCTGCTTTCTCAGTTTTTCTTCTActgatgtggttttttttgtcAATATCATAATCCTCTTCTTAGCTATTAGAACCTAAAAATTCCCATAAAACTGGCCCTGATGGGTCAGATCAATGGACCATCATGCCCAGTATCCaatcttccaatagtggccaatgccagatgcttcaaagggaatgaacagaaccagtAGTTGTCTAGTGATACATCCTCCATTGTCATATCACAACAAATGAGAGACAATGAATAGGGGCACCCAGAACATGGAGTTGTCCCTGTCCACGTTGGCTAATAGCCACAAATGGACTTATTCTCCACAAACATTTTTCATTATCTTCTTTTTCCATCGTCATTTTCTTCTCTTCCTAccactcttcttcttcttcttcttcttgacttaggctacatctacactacagagtttttccgggatatatcctggaaaaactcttctgcgtcTCAtcggaacgcatctgctcttccaaatttttttccgcaagagcagatgtgctttttcggcatccctgtaaacctcattttacgaggaagaacagaTGTtccgaaaaagcctcttccgaaaaaagaagtggaaaaagctacgcaaattgtggttcacaatttgcataaccatttccagaagaacagtgaagtgtggatgtagccttagaagactggaagagacctcagggtgTCATTGAATCCAACCTTCTTcttcgcctcctcctcctcctccaaatatttgaaaacagctTCTGGTATTAACCAATACATTGCAGTGCATAAATTCTCATTCATTTTAGAATGTGATACTATACCTGCTTTTGTATAATTTCTTCTTACTTTCTTTAATAGCTCTTTTCTGCACAGAAGCATGCAAATCCCATGGCATGTAGTGTGTGTTGCACAGAGATCACAAAGACAACATAGTTTAAGACtttgatttttattggtaaatgttgataaatgccagTTGCCCTGAATATACACACGCTTTCTTCCATAATTGAATTTACAGAGAGCCAAtgcaaaaacaattattttgtttttgcctGAGAACTTCTTAGAGCTTGGTTAACGAGCTTTACTTTGTTTTGATAAGTGCAGCTGAAAATTTGTGTTTTAACTGTGATACGTTTTTGGAATCAATTTCCACGGCCAGTAACTAATTGTGATTGCTCTGTGGTCCAACTCAAGTCAGTTTCCTGCCACTGTAAAACTTTAAATTGATACCCATGATTCCAAATTGTTTACAACTCTAGCTAGATTGgcagatgtacccagcattgcttgggttcttaactgTAGTAATGggggttttttaattaaaagaaaattggGCATGCTTTATTTCAGTgatggagctcagggcaggcgattgggggcagggtgtgtgggtggggggccagggcaagggctggaggggcagagggctgagcagtgtggggggggggggctcagagaagGAGGTTGGGTATGTGGGGAACTTAggacaaggggaggggtgcaggatttagggcagggggttgggcgtgGGGGGGAAAGTTTACGAGTGCCACCCATGGCAACAAATGTGTCACTTCTCCAGTGGTGGTTCCACCCAGGGGACCAGGGTCTGCAGCTGGTCTGAGGGGGCTGTCCTCCACCCATTCCAGAGAGGGGGTCTGTGCCCAAGGGGATTGGGACTGGGGGAGCTGGGGTTGGCgtgtgtgggtgggaggagcagacgATTTGCCCCCCACACTATTTTGAAGCAGGAGGATCCTCTTACTTACTCCATTGCTGATCACGATCTCTTATGGGCCAGTGTATTACTGgtattgctgcccccagtggtcactctgcagtatcacTGGCCTTGTACTTGCTCCCCCAGTGGTGACGGTGAGTATtgcatccctcctccctctgtcccctccctttccatgttctggaaaccAGTCCCGTTCCTGGCACTttccattttccaggcacaatcAAACCCCGGCCTTGCTTTAGGGGTAAGAGGAAGAAGCGTGACAAATGTAGTGGCCCTAgtgcttactgtttaggagaaggtCCTGAACATACAGACTCACAGAGAGACACACTCTAaaacaatgtttcttaaactgtgttccgtggcacaacAGTGagccgcgaggcagtcggaggtgtgctgcggagaacaacaaaGTTCAAAATGGGGAAGGcgaccttttttcccccctcaataactttccccctgacctttttttttttttttgggtcaataacttttccctggcccctccttcccccccccccccatttttttctctcaacaaaaaatccttggtgttcttcataaaaaaaaattggtgttcttcagtcttaaaaagtttaagaaaaactgctttaaaatatgtatatagaatcatagaatcatagaataataggactggaagggacctcgagaggtcatcgagtccagccccccaccctcaaggcaggaccaagctccgtctgcaccatccctgacagatgtctatctaacctgttcttaaatatctccagagagggagattctaccacctcccttggcaatttattccaatatttgaccaccctgacagttaggaattttttcctaatgtccaatctaaacctcccctgctgcactttaagcccattactccttggcctgtcctcagtaaccaagaggaacaaattttctccttcctccttgtgacacccttttagatatttgaaaaccgctatcatgtccccccttaatcttcttttttccaaactaaacaagcccagttcatgaagcctggcttcataggtcatgttctctaaacctttaatcattcttgtcgctcttctctgtaccctttccaatttctccacatctttcttgaaatgtggcgcccagaactggacacagtactccagctgaggcctaactagtgcagagtagagcggcagaatgacttcacgagttttgcttacaacacacctgttgatacaacctagaatcatatttgctttttttgcaacagcatcacactgttgactcatattcaacttgtggtccactctgacccctagatccctttccgccatgctccttcctagacagtcgcttcccatcttgtatgtatggaactgattgttccttcctaagtggagcactttgcatttctctttattaaacctcatcctgtttacctctgaccatttctctaacttgctaaggtcattttgaattatgtccctaccctccaaagaagttgcaaccccacccagtttggtatcatctgcaaacttaataagcgtactctctatcccaatatctacatcattgatgaagatattgaacagtacgggtcccaaaacagacccttgtggaactccacttgctatccctttccagcaggatttagaaccgttaacaacaactctctcactacggttatccagccaattatgcacccaccttatcgtggccccatctaagttatatttgcctagtttatcaataagaatatagGTGATGATGATTGATTAAAATCATGGGTGTCATATACTCTGGTGTGCTCATAACTAGGAGTGACCATCCCAGGGCAAACTGTCAGAAAATGGGAAGGCACAACGAATTCCTGGTGTGGATCATAATTAGATTTCACCGAGCGATTAACTGTCATGACATTCTGCTGTTCTCATGATAGAATTACAGACAGTCCCTTTAGACTCTCCAGTTTATTGCGCCACCCAGCCAAATTGGACTTTGTAACAAAACAGTCACTCACTCCAAAATCACAAATATTCCAGGTTGCTCACAGTCCCCAGAAACCAATCAAATTGCCGTCGTTCAACTGATGCCCTAGATACGACACCAAAGTTCACGGTATTAGCCAATTTTGCAGTCAACTAACTGAGGGTTTATTAGCTAAGGAAAAGGAATGAGACTTATTGAAaagttaaagcaggtaaaatatatGTACTGGTGAGTCACAGTCTATCATTCCAAATGGTAGCAGAGATGTAGTAACCTGCTAGTTCCTCAAAAGTCTCTCAGGGCTACCCAAAATATCTCTGGGGATCTCCATCTCTTCATTCAGTCATTTCACCCTGTGAAAACCCAAAGAGTCCAGAAACGAGGGACCTTTCCTTGACTCCCTACTTGTTGCTTCTTCGCAGAAAACAAGATGAGAGTGTCACATGCCACATGGGCTCTGGCATTGAGCATGGAGAGTGAGCaatgtgttttaagttttttaccTCCAATCGTCACACacaaaacttcctacctgtcagagtgctgaagcactggaataaattgcccagggaggttgtggaatctccatctctggagatacttaagagcaggttacatagacatctatcagggataatctatatggtgcttggtcctgccgtgagggcaggggactggactcgatgacctctcaaggtcccttccagttctagtgttctatgaatctatgattctatgctttgaAATTAGCACTTTTCACTTAAGATTCTTCAGTCGTTGGgccaagaaacaatgggcttaaactgcagcaagggaggtttaggttggacattaggaaaaacttcctacctgtcagggtggttaaacacgggaataaattgcccagggaggttgtggaatctccatctctggagatctttaagagcaggtgggacagacacctgtcagggatggtctcgatggtgcttggtcctgctgcgagggcaggggactgaactcaatgacctctcgaggtcccttcccattctagtgttctgtgattctattatttGTATTCCACAACACTTCTTTCTCAGGCGATGGGTTATCAAGTGACAGGGCTACACCCAAATCAAGTGTCTGCTACTACATTATAACAGGATTTAGATAAGGGGAAACAGATATGGATACAGATATGGGGAAACAATGCATACAACATGCCAATTATTTTCAAGACTTTTAAGCACCAAATGCACTCTTCATGACTTTGATCCATACTCATGAACAGTTCAACTGGTCTGAATAAATttccttgggaggttgtggaatctccgtcattgGAGTAGGCTAGACAGACACCAGTCAGGGGTAATCTAGAtgctggttggtcctgctgtgagggcaggggactagactcaatgacctctcgaggtcccttccagtgctagtgttctatgattccatgactcCCAGCATGTATTGTAAGCATTCAACAAGGTCTGGGGTTTTAGCATGAGCTGCATCTGGACTGCCAGCCTCCCATTGGCCGGAACATTGTTGAAGCCGAAAGGCAAGCCATGGTGGTGTTAGGCACCGAGAGGAGCAGTAGATGCCAGAATCCCTCACTCTGCCACACCTGTGGACTTCATCACGTGCCGGGCTTCACTCAGATGCCGGGTGTCTGGAATTGGGTGGGTACCAGAATCTGAGCTTTCCTTTCCAAAAGTAAGTTCTATGGTTgagttgaaaaaaaaaccttgaaagcATGAGCCAAACGTAACTGACATGGTGGCACTTGCTGGAGTTTGCAGAGAGCCAGGAACAAGAGTTGTAACACCTATGCATCACTTCCTCTGAGCACTTAAATTGGAACGTAGGATTCTTCTTTTGCTGTTTCTAGCTCTTATCAGTAGACAATGCTCCCTCTATGATCTGGTGTTCTTCATTCATATAACTCACAGTCACTTCCCTTATGTATTCTGGAAAACAAATCAGACAGCTTGAATGCCCTGCTCTTACTACTTGAATTTGGTcttgttagaatcatagaatcatggagctggaagagacttcaggaggtcatcaagtccaggaccaatcccaactaaaccaacccaacCAGGTCTTTGCCAAGCCGAGATtttaaaacctctaaggatggagattccaccccgtcCTAGGtaccccatcccagtgcttccccaccctcctagggaaatagtttttactaatatccaacctagacctctcccactgtaacttgagaccattgctccctgtcatctgtcaccactgagaacagcctctctccatcctctttggaaccccccttcaggaagttgaaggctgctctcaaatcccccctcactctgctcttctgcagacccaaatccctcagcctctcctcataggtcatgcgcttcagccccctcatcattttgtgttgggggttggactcagtgacctcctgaggtctcttccagccctaggattctattattctaaattTCCTTCCTTTCACCCTCTGTTCTAGCTGTACTGTGGTTCTAGGGCATTGGCTCATAATTCCTTCCTGCCGTAACTATGCTGTCATGTGCCTGTGGCCACGTGGCCGTGGTAAATTTGGATGAGTCATCGGGAAGAAGCACAGAGCTCCTACCTAGCCATCCCGAGAgagtgttattttttttaaaaggcaaccaCATGGTTTAAATGGCGTGGAAATGCTTTTTTTATACAGTGAATTTGGTGGCAAGACATTTGACCCTGTGCGTATGGCCCACAAGTCTCAACCGGTggtgtggtctgcagaccactcgTGGTCCATGACCATCTTGCCGGTGAACTATGGGCTCCAGGCTCACGCTCCCACGCTGCagggggagcctgcactggcactccagccccgtgCCATCCCCACCCCCGTGAGTTTGTGCTCATCCCACTGTGATGAGCAGGgagcctcatgggccagatcagcTAGTGGGGGAAGGACGTGGCTCTGCATACTGCCACTTCACCCCCATCCTGGCCAGAGGAACAACACCccaggaaactgctcacctggaaTGACAGCCAATGGGGGGCAGTGGTTGCTAGTGGTGGGAGtcatggagccaggtaagcatcccccatcctcctcatgcccagctcctacatcccaacccccttcacacattcccaccctgctcctgcacccagacacACCCTtccaccctctcctacacccatatcATCATCAtcggtggttggctggtggtccacagaaaggtctgcattgagcagggtgggacATGGGCCAAATAGTTTGAGCCCCACTGGTCTAGTCTCTCCACTAAAGAAATGGTGAATTAATAAATTCTATAGCAGAACCTAAATGGAGGGAAAGAGCACATTTTGGCTTCTAAAGTCTAACCAAAAAGATTTGTTGCTTGCATGATCCACAACATGCTTGAGTCAACTGGTATCATTTCCAATTAGTGCTATCAACGTGATTGGAGGTAAAGGGTAATTAATTACTGGCCCATAATAAGGGAAGATTGTTGACCGGGAGAAACATCAGGGATTAGGTCTTTGgggaaaaactatttttttcataGGTTCTACAGGTATAAAATGTTAATCTCTCTCCCAGATGTCTTAACTTTTCAGTGATTGTTCAAGGTTCTACAGGTCCTCTCCCCGTGAAATCATATTCCACCAAAGGGGCAGTTTTTGAGGGACGTTCCACAGAGGACTTAGATGTGTGCTTGAACATGGCTCCATATTTCTGGACAGCACCAACATCCCATACTCTCTATGAGCGGCGTTTGGATTCTCGGTGAGTTTCCTTCCATTTAATGTTGGTGAAGTCCCGTTTCATCttctaaaataaatgaaatagcgACAATGCATCTATGAGTCCTTAGCTTTATTCCCAGTCCTGCCATGGAACATGGGAAAGTCTTTCTTCTTCGTTTTGcccatttctaaaatggtgatAAGGACACCTACCCCAGGGTAAAATGCTTTGAGGCCTACAGATACAAATTTTTCCTCACTGATAGGATTTCTATTTCTATAGTATCTCACAGTTGTTAATAGTCTAATCCTCATACACACCTATGAAGTAGGAAAATGCGATTATTCCTCATTATTACGAATGTGGGACTGAGGCAGCATGAAGCTAATCCAccagattttgaaacaaaaaccacTTTAaagtagccctttaaagactaacaagttggtttaatagctttcgtgggccagacccacttcctcagatcaaatagtggaagaaaattgtcacaaccatatacaccaaaggatacaattaaaaaaatgaacacatatgaaaaggacacatcaaatttcagaacagaagggaaatggggggagggaggtaaccAGAACTTAATTCTTACTATAGGatgagcctctctagtccagaaacatccataatccagcatgattttagtgagctgaaTGTCCAcatttcatgggtgtggccaagtttctcgcagttccataaagtttgtttacaactccctgtcctggctcttagtgttttGTGCCATTCTTTcgctctaattgacccctaaaTTTTCTCTAACAACCCACTAAGCAGTTGAAGTGTTGCTTTATGAAAACTGATTTATGAATATTAGATACTTCAAGCAAAGTGTCCAAAGTAACATCATTTTTTAAAGTTGGAATCCCCTGATTCCGCATAGCCTATGTTTGTGCATGTAtttttcttgtatgtgaagttcgAAATATTAAGTggaaatttgttttaaaagtgcAGATTGTCTCACTAATGGCTTTTATtagacttagggtgcatctacacagcaggacttaactcaaaataagctacacaaattgaact
This genomic interval carries:
- the LOC102462636 gene encoding olfactory receptor 5V1-like, with the protein product MERRNQTALKEFIILGFSSLREVRLLLFTGFLTTYVFTLLGNTFIIVLAWLDQRLHTPMYFFLANLSFLDICYTTTTVPQMLVHLLSERSTISYMGCGLQLFFFFSFVGTECLLLAVMAFDRYVAICNPLRYTLIVNKTICLWLSTASWVSGFLNSTVHTIFAFQLPFCGDNRIDYFFCDIPPLLELSCGDTSLNKLLIIFIGLFIAWAPFACILLSYTYILSTILKMPSSKGKKKAYSTCSSHLTVVILYYGSCIFTYLRPSSSYSPDSTRLISLMYSILTPMLNPVIYTLRNKDVKEALKNVLLRT